Part of the Benincasa hispida cultivar B227 chromosome 11, ASM972705v1, whole genome shotgun sequence genome, aataaacacTAGATATACATTATTTATTATAAGTTGGATGAAATCCTTGAATGCTTTTATTGAAGGATGAGTCTTCACAtaaaagttacattttttttctttctttcttttgcaaATTCTTTCCTTGCGTAGACAATTTCCTTTTCTCATTAAGACAAAAAGGAAGATTTTTCTTCTATTCAATAATGAAAGCAAACATATCTAAAATTAACTctgttttttccatttttttactatgattttcaccttatttaattaaaagagtttagtttttttttttataaaaaaaaaatcgatttttaatttttttttttcaaaactcagtttggtttttgaaaatattgatggTAAGTATGTaataaagtaagaaatttaaaggcgaaagaaatatttatagacttaattcttcaaaaacttaaaacaaaaaatcaaatagttatcaagcGAAAATTTaagtctcgtttggtaactattttgtttttgaaaattaagcctatatcgTTCActtttcttaccatgatttgcataattcttaaatacaatagttgaattcttagctatttccaaaaacaaaaacaactttttgaaagctacttttttagttctcaaattttggcttgatttttaaattattggtggaaaatagataacaaaagaacaAATCtagaggtgaaagtagtgttcgtaagcttaatttttaaaaacaaaaacaaaaaataaaatggttatcaaacgggatcttaatgtttttatttatgttaatattttttttcttataagatttaatttcagttttcttctcttaattttcttaattatttttttaatcacataattaaaaaaaaaattgaatatatttgtTTGCCCTTTTGACTTCTAAGGCATTGTATTTCAATCAAGAAATCAAAATATTATTGtggtattttcattatttttataaattactTAACAAATACTCTAAAGCATGTTTAAATACCTTATACTTGATATTTGACAAATGTTTATTCACAAagactttttcaaaaaaataacaTGACAAGTTCATATATTGAAATCAATGACCTTGATTTAGATCGAATCGGatctcatgaaacataataaaataaattatttaacaatATGTTTGAGTGAAAATTTTTAACTTGACCTTCGggcaaaatatatatatatatctccaTCCATTAAGTTATTTTCAAGGTTTTAAATGTTaatatcgatgaaaatattGAGATCCCAATTTTATGAGAATATTGATTTCGacaaatatttttgaaataaataaaaaaaaaaattcatagataaatatttaactctttttagataatttaacatatttatttattatattatattcctaTTAATGACATTATGTTACTTCTTTTTTATGTTAGATGTTTTTaatgatataatgaaaatttgaatgaaaaatcaacatgtccataaaaatttaattagataactatattcaacttccataatcaaaccatttaaaaaagaTAATGACAAATATTAACCAAACTATATTTTAAGCTCAAATGTTAAAATAGGTCAAAGAGACATTAAAATAGATCAGAAACGTAAATTTTAATGACAAAAGTAACATACAAAGAGAAAAATGTCGAGTGAAATAATTTCATAGCTATATAATGCTATTCCCCCACAGTTGAAATAGACCAAATCCTGTTATTCCATTTTCATCAAAGGTAGATTAGAGAGAAGAGTGAGAGAGCAATGGCAGCCTGAGAAATTGAAATACAAAGTGTATTtctcatatataaaaaaatgggtTCTAGTTCGTTTCTCAACTGAACACTCAAAATCCCTTCATTTTCGTTATTGAACCCAAATCGTGTTAATTCCAATCCAGTTTCGGCAGAGATCGAAGAACACCCAACTCGATATTCGactcatttttccatttatgCACTTAAAACCCCCATGTTTGAAGCAATTTCTTTGTGGGTAATTCGATTTTGAAGGTGAAATGAAGAAATTAAGGACTTACTATATGCATTTGAGACACCCACCAAACATGGAGCGGCGATGGATCTTCCCATTAGCGATAGGTTCGATGGTTTCTCTgttccttctctttctttcaATGGTGACCTCTCCCGGAGGGACCCCTTTGTTTCCGTTTTACAAATCGGTGGCTGTTTCGAGTTCGTTCTTTGTTGAATCGAAGCTTCATCCGGTTCCAATTTCATCGCTTCCTCCGCCTCCGCGATTTGCGTACCTAATTTCGGGTTCAATCGGAGAGGGCAACATGTTGAAAAGGACccttgaagctctgtaccatcCGATTAATCGGTATGTTTTGCATTTGGACCTCGAATCGCCGCCAGAGGAGCGGCTGGATCTGCAAAATTATGTGCAGAATCATCCcatttttaagaaatttggGAATGTGAAAGTCATTACTAAGGCTAATCTTATTACTTATCGTGGCCCGACTATGGTGGCCAATACATTGCACGCGGCGGCGATTTTGCTCCGAGAAGGTGGTGATTGGGATTGGTTTATTAACCTCAGTGCTTCGGATTATCCTCTTGTTACACAAGATGGTGGGTTGTtgattatgttttatttggggGTTTTTGATATGAATAAACGAATTTTGTTGATGGGTTTTGGATTTTTTTGCTAGATCTGCTGCATACTTTTTCTTACTTGCCTCGTGATCTCAATTTCATTGATCATACTAGTAACATTGGATGGAAAGAGTAAGTGACCTGTTTTTTCTTTCGTATTTCTGtgtttcttttgattcttttggcttgttttttaaaGGGTTCGTATTGAAATTGAGTTTTGATGGTTGTAGGAGTCAGAGGGCTAAACCAGTGATTATTGATCCGGGGTTGTATATGTCGAAGAAGGCTGATGTGTTTTGGATTACACAGCGGAGAAGTGTGCCAACAGCCTTTAAACTCTTTACaggtaaattttgaaaaaagaacAGTCTGTTTCTTAGAACAAAAATTTGGGGAACACATGTTTGAATGACCATGGTTTATGTGAGttctgttttctttcttttaatctttcttgtagataacaaatgatttttttccccttttgatGTTTGTATGATAGAAACAGAAACAGAAAACTTCAAGTCTTTAGTTTTTGTTGTAATCCTTTTATAGGAATTGTCATTTAGATATTGTCTTATGCATGTAGATCTGATAATGATTTGTTCTGAGCTAATGGACTTCTGAGTTTTCTAGAAACATAAATTAGATCATCCAGTTGATATTGTTACATAGTCTTTATAATTTGCCTCTGTTGTGTTCATAACTGGTGATTTTCGTGTCAATTATATGAGTTATGACAACTCATTTGTACTATCTTCGTTTCTTAAGGAACAGAGGAGAAGACCAGGAGAACATTTTAATTGCCTACATGTCTTGTTTCTTTTTGCGTTCGAACTGTCAGGGAACTATGCAACGTTTACGTGTTTTCATCTTCATGTAGTCAATAGATATTTTCTGGGTTTGTATTTTCATCTTCAATGGAAATTACCTGGGAATGGTGGCAAAAGTTTCAGGATGATTTGATCATTAAGTTATTAATCTAAATTAGAATTTGAAGGCCATTCAAAAGTATAGATCTTCCTCCTCATACTATAATACTTGAATGTCTTTGAAACATTTCCTTATGCTTTAAGGTTATTATAAGTTATGGTGGAAAATCTCAAGTAATTGCTTAGAATATGATTTGGTGATGGGAAGTTCATGTAGGTAAAATGCAAAGAGTGGAACCACTGACAACATAGTATTAAACAGAAAGAAATCAGCTCGAAGGATGTagatatttacattttttttcctttttttggttAAGATTAGATTAAGTTGTTGGATTTCTTACTGAAGATTAATGTATATTGTTTCAAGGTGCAAATATACATTCTGTTCTGTATTTAACTCATTATTTTCTTAGTatctttctcttaaaaaaaaagccTATTATTTTCCgagttttcaattttgttttgttttgaataTCAACTGAATGTTTATTTTGCTCACTTTTTGGATGGAATTTATTAGCATATATCTTAGACAGTACTGCAtcaattttttctctctttttgggTTTTGCCATTTGAAATTCAGCAGTGATACTGAGAAATCAAAGAGGAAAATTTAGAAACCAACAAACCTCATCTTTCTTTGAACGGATGAACTCTTGCCTTGTCACAGGTTCCGCTTGGATGGCGCTTTCTCGGCCATTTATTGACTACTGCATATGGGGGTGGGAAAACCTACCTCGAATCGTCCTCATGTATTATGCAAACTTCATATCTTCCCCAGAAGGATACTTTCACACCGTCATCTGTAATGCTCAACAGTTCCAAAACACGACTGTGAACAGCGACCTCCATTTCATATCATGGGACAATCCTCCCAAACAGCATCCTCACCATCTCAATGTCAATGACATGCAAAGGATGGTGGACAGCAATGCTCCATTTGCAAGAAAGTTCGTTGGAGAAGATCCTGTACTCGATGAAATTGACAAGCAACTTCTACAAAAACGTCCCAACATGGTAGTTGCTGGTGGTTGGTGCATTGGAAGCCACGAAAATGGGACTGATCCATGCTCGATTACCGGTAGTACTAATGCATTGAAACCTGGTCCTGGAGCAAAACGACTTGAAACCCTCATCAACTCTCTATTATCCGAAGCGAATTTTCGACCTAGACAGTGCAAATAACGGAGATACATCATCATCCACAACATACTTAAAATCCCAAATGGTAAAATTCACATGATGGAGAATTGGGAGAATCATATAGCTTGCTGTTTGGGAAGGAAATGGCTGAAAGTGTACACAACTCCTTCAGTAGGTTACTAGAAATGGTTCAGCCAAATCCATTTCTCTTAGTTTTATTCTCTTACAAAGCTTCTTGACAGGTTTATTTCCACAATCCCTCTGCTGCTGCTGCTTCTGCTTCTGCCAACACTTCTGTTTTTGTTACAATGATGCCTTTGTAATACCCAAATGGATGGAAGAATTTGGCTGTCTCTCAGTTGATGAAATGTATGAAAACTATTAGTACAAAATTCATTCAGAATCTTTGTAAGGTCTAAAATATAGTTTTCTTTCCCTTAAAGGTTACTCACTTTCTAATTTGGTTCTTCAGGCTTCAGAATTTTTGTACCAGCCTTAGAAGTTTATATGATAGGTTCTAGTCCTTATTGTTGAAATTTGGGTATGaagttaatgaataaaataatatatatttttttaaatattattttggccTCTCTatcaatttgattaattttgatttttgtattttcaacttttattcattatttttttatcctttCAAACAGTTTGTTTTAGTTTCTATACTTTTAAAAGGAGTCATTTTGTTTGATATTTATAAGATAGTAATAGAAATTTTATACCTAACACCTAATGAGAATTCTTTGATATAAAGTTATAAATCTCTTTCAAGAAACTTATTAGTATAGTGATGTGAGGAAATTACTATTGAAAAAGTGGGGCAAGAAAATGGAGGAAGTAAAGCTATCTcattaaaaatacaaagatcaacACCTATGAACATGGGATtctaataaatttgaatttcttgtatgtgatataactaATTGATGAGTTATTTTAAAGTTGAACATTtcatatttagaattaaaatataaaagttatgacaACATAACTTAGCGAAATAAGACATTTATCCCTTAACCAGGAGGTTATAGCAAATATCTGTATTGCtcaattgatataatatatacacACTTGATCAATATGAATTTTAAACCTCCTTGACctcaacaagaaaaaaaatttgactATAAGGAAAAAAGTtgtcatttttctctttaaaagttttaaatataATGATTAATTCGATACGTGgagtaaaatgaaaaaaaaaaaagtttaaagatatcttttagaaaccaa contains:
- the LOC120091543 gene encoding beta-glucuronosyltransferase GlcAT14B, which encodes MKKLRTYYMHLRHPPNMERRWIFPLAIGSMVSLFLLFLSMVTSPGGTPLFPFYKSVAVSSSFFVESKLHPVPISSLPPPPRFAYLISGSIGEGNMLKRTLEALYHPINRYVLHLDLESPPEERLDLQNYVQNHPIFKKFGNVKVITKANLITYRGPTMVANTLHAAAILLREGGDWDWFINLSASDYPLVTQDDLLHTFSYLPRDLNFIDHTSNIGWKESQRAKPVIIDPGLYMSKKADVFWITQRRSVPTAFKLFTGSAWMALSRPFIDYCIWGWENLPRIVLMYYANFISSPEGYFHTVICNAQQFQNTTVNSDLHFISWDNPPKQHPHHLNVNDMQRMVDSNAPFARKFVGEDPVLDEIDKQLLQKRPNMVVAGGWCIGSHENGTDPCSITGSTNALKPGPGAKRLETLINSLLSEANFRPRQCK